The Musa acuminata AAA Group cultivar baxijiao chromosome BXJ2-2, Cavendish_Baxijiao_AAA, whole genome shotgun sequence genome has a segment encoding these proteins:
- the LOC135583408 gene encoding probable membrane metalloprotease ARASP2, chloroplastic, producing the protein MMMSLSASAHSFLLLPPCRPKLGSISFPHSLLRPIHTPPPALQPFLFPRHRRRRRRRGGREGSGHPSAGPTAAVGGIEGPQSVAEAASVLAAIILVHEGGHFLAATLQGIRVSKFAVGFGPVLASFVAGGVEYSLRAFPLGGFVGFPDDDPDSDVPPDDADLLKNRPVLDRILVVSAGVAANVVFAYLIVFAQVLTVGLPVQEPVPGLLVPEVRPGSAAARDGLRPGDVILGINGAPAPSVSDLVDVIKTSAGRNVAMTVAREGTKSVELSVVPDENTDGTGRIGVQLSPNYRLSKVRAKNLAQATVFASREFLGLSATVLDGLKQTFLNFSQSASKVSGPVAIIAVGAEVARSSSDGLFQFAAVINLNLAVINLLPLPALDGGSLALILVEAARGGRKIPREVEQRIMSSGILVVVMLGLFLIVRDTLNLDFIKEML; encoded by the coding sequence ATGATGATGAGCCTCTCGGCCTCAGCtcactccttcctcctcctccctccttgcCGTCCAAAGCTCGGTTCCATCTCTTTCCCTCACTCCCTCCTCAGACCCATCCACACCCCTCCCCCCGCCCTCCAACCCTTCCTCTTCCCCCGCCATCGCCGGCGCCGGCGGCGCCGCGGGGGACGGGAGGGCAGTGGTCATCCCTCCGCCGGCCCCACCGCCGCTGTCGGCGGCATCGAGGGTCCCCAGTCCGTCGCTGAGGCCGCCTCCGTCCTTGCCGCCATCATCCTCGTCCACGAGGGCGGCCACTTCCTGGCCGCCACACTCCAAGGCATCCGCGTCAGCAAGTTCGCCGTCGGCTTCGGCCCGGTGCTCGCCAGCTTCGTCGCTGGCGGCGTCGAGTATTCCCTCCGCGCCTTCCCCCTCGGCGGCTTCGTCGGGTTCCCCGACGATGACCCCGACAGTGACGTCCCCCCCGACGACGCCGACCTCCTCAAGAACCGCCCCGTCCTCGATCGCATCCTCGTCGTCTCCGCCGGCGTCGCTGCCAACGTCGTCTTCGCGTACCTGATCGTCTTCGCCCAGGTGCTCACCGTCGGCCTCCCCGTTCAGGAGCCGGTGCCCGGGTTGCTCGTGCCCGAGGTGCGCCCCGGATCGGCCGCCGCGCGCGACGGCCTCCGCCCCGGCGACGTCATTCTCGGGATCAACGGGGCTCCCGCGCCCTCCGTCTCGGACCTCGTCGATGTTATCAAGACGAGCGCCGGGAGGAATGTGGCGATGACGGTGGCGAGGGAGGGGACCAAATCTGTGGAGCTCTCGGTGGTTCCCGACGAGAACACCGACGGGACTGGGAGAATTGGAGTCCAATTGTCGCCCAATTATAGGCTTTCCAAGGTCCGGGCGAAGAACCTGGCACAGGCCACAGTGTTTGCTAGTAGAGAATTCTTGGGGTTGTCTGCCACAGTGCTCGATGGCCTGAAGCAGACCTTCTTGAACTTTTCTCAGTCGGCAAGCAAGGTCTCCGGCCCCGTGGCCATAATCGCAGTGGGCGCGGAGGTCGCAAGGTCGAGCTCCGATGGGCTGTTCCAGTTTGCCGCGGTGATCAATCTTAACCTTGCGGTGATCAACCTTCTGCCATTGCCAGCCCTCGACGGTGGGTCACTGGCACTTATTCTTGTGGAGGCAGCCAGAGGTGGGAGGAAGATCCCGCGGGAGGTGGAGCAGCGGATTATGTCGTCGGGGATCTTGGTGGTTGTGATGCTGGGGCTTTTTCTCATTGTTCGTGATACGCTGAACCTGGATTTTATCAAGGAGATGTTGTGA
- the LOC135586471 gene encoding transcription factor MYB97-like: MTGEEGGEPSTVEQAVAKGSAVGEGGGGGKKGGGRGGEGLKKGPWTPAEDAILVEHVRRHGEGNWNAVQRHSGLARCGKSCRLRWANHLRPNLKKGSFSPGEELLILRLHAQLGNKWARMAAQLPGRTDNEIKNYWNTRLKRRQRAGLPIYPPEMHDDARLDGHHHHDPQRQVNTTSPVTLRQLAAELPSLQLPPLVDPIAFRPLSGITLSPFPQNPFASELGLGFPPSPASQPPTPTSLFQPPQQLGLGNYAMNQPPPFLPAFAVKMELPSCQLFAEPVGRSDEPSSCGLLEALLQDTQTIEDMKIAELLELQEADEDGTRWEQLFCDRGNDGEGINETSQGCSSAKFEGFDCCMGTKIRSEQPGDASLAKDDIATLLDIPVSTMSMIPDWCNSDGRDISNGQSLVTTSDEIGLDIHQLASSLSAGSTDQDWNISLWPWNNMPGIC; encoded by the exons ATGACGGGCGAGGAAGGAGGAGAGCCATCGACGGTGGAGCAGGCGGTGGCGAAGGGATCCGCCGTCGGAGAAGGAGGTGGAGGGGGGAAGAAGGGGGGAGGCAGAGGAGGAGAAGGGCTGAAGAAGGGGCCGTGGACGCCGGCGGAGGACGCGATTCTGGTGGAGCACGTGCGGCGGCACGGGGAGGGGAACTGGAACGCCGTGCAGCGGCACAGCGGGCTGGCCCGCTGCGGCAAGAGCTGCCGACTCCGCTGGGCCAACCACCTCCGCCCCAACCTTAAGAAGGGATCCTTCTCTCCCGGGGAGGAGCTCCTCATCCTCCGCCTCCACGCCCAGCTCGGAAACAAATGGGCCCGCATGGCTGCCCAA CTTCCCGGAAGGACCgataacgagatcaagaactactggaacacccgCCTCAAGCGGCGCCAACGTGCTGGTCTACCTATCTACCCACCGGAGATGCACGACGACGCCAGATTAGACGGCCACCACCACCACGACCCGCAGCGTCAGGTTAATACAACGTCGCCCGTAACGCTTCGGCAGCTCGCCGCGGAGCTCCCATCTCTGCAGCTGCCCCCGTTGGTGGATCCCATCGCCTTCCGCCCTCTGTCGGGAATCACTCTCTCCCCGTTCCCGCAGAATCCATTCGCCTCAGAGCTCGGTCTCGGGTTCCCGCCCTCACCCGCCTCCCAGCCACCCACCCCGACTTCTCTGTTCCAGCCGCCGCAGCAGCTAGGGTTGGGGAATTACGCTATGAATCAGCCGCCACCATTTTTGCCAGCGTTTGCCGTCAAAATGGAGCTCCCTTCATGCCAATTGTTCGCTGAGCCCGTCGGCCGCAGCGACGAGCCGAGCAGTTGCGGCCTATTAGAGGCTCTGCTGCAGGACACGCAAACCATAGAGGATATGAAAATTGCGGAGCTCTTAGAGCTGCAGGAGGCTGACGAGGATGGCACGAGGTGGGAACAGCTTTTCTGCGATCGCGGTAACGATGGGGAAGGGATTAACGAGACTTCTCAGGGCTGTTCTTCTGCCAAGTTCGAAGGCTTCGATTGCTGCATGG GAACAAAGATCAGAAGTGAGCAACCGGGCGATGCTAGTCTTGCGAAAGATGACATAGCCACACTACTTGATATCCCGGTATCAACGATGTCAATGATTCCTGACTGGTGCAATAGCGATGGCAGGGACATTTCCAACGGGCAGTCATTGGTCACGACGAGCGATGAAATCGGACTTGACATACATCAGTTGGCTTCTTCCCTCTCCGCCGGATCCACAGATCAAGACTGGAACATCAGCTTGTGGCCATGGAACAATATGCCAGGAATCTGTTAG
- the LOC135605862 gene encoding uncharacterized protein LOC135605862, with the protein MADVVQYRLERMTDELDDLERRGLFSRPEIAEIVRRRRDFEYRLKRPSPLKQDFLAYIDYEKQLDALRNLRKRAIIGELIKEEQAREENEGADEHKKKKKMSKKWKKSISDIAGVLRILDIYRMATVRYKADLDLWFKYLEFCREKRHGRMKQVLAQAIRYHPKVPGLWIYAAAWEFDQNLNVAAARALMQSGLRTCSSSEDLWIEYLRMELTYLNKLKARKIALGEDVKLLQRNNSDADRWKEENRDLFMPLNEEQGSNAQEGSLDKGEELFLQQGALVLQTIYHGAIEANPSSLSLRQRFLEILDTVDLAHYDELKVEVMEDLKKDFSHDENYWDWIASLQIGDISELKDSERSKILSKLDRVVQVYEEAVNVLPTAKMFSLYAKFWLDVLVSNGEDSTSALSNAVVDDRDFVSSIIKVYEKAESCGCLTADLACQYVSFYLQIGRLDEAKNLAKKLCNSKLPNSANLWILRASIEIKWFTNKSSPINKDDLHSVFEFLKDVLTRLSISETEYLWLMALKVFSNNKGFFEKLVKFLMLALGKASGTDSGTSVSSAVVNWVLQREGIQQARVMYKRFLALPHPSLKFFRYCMELEQNLIFVGDNLGVTCVRKLYESALGIYPENRELWRDYYLLEKKVGTSESVNAVYWRARKTLKDTSMIVNTDL; encoded by the exons ATGGCGGACGTCGTGCAGTACCGGCTGGAGCGGATGACCGACGAGCTCGACGATCTCGAGCGGCGCGGCCTCTTCTCCCGCCCAGAGATCGCCGAGATCGTCCGCCGTCGCCGCGACTTTGAGTACCGTCTCAAGCGCCCGTCCCCGCTGAAACAGGACTTCCTTGCCTACATCGACTACGAGAAGCAGCTCGACGCCCTTCGCAATCTCCGGAAGCGCGCCATCATCGGCGAGCTGATCAAGGAGGAGCAAGCGCGGGAGGAGAACGAAGGGGCTGAtgaacataagaagaagaagaagatgtctaAGAAGTGGAAGAAGTCTATCTCCGATATCGCTGGCGTTTTGAGGATCTTGGATATTTACAGGATGGCCACGGTGAGGTACAAGGCCGATTTGGATCTCTGGTTCAAATACCTCGAGTTTTGCCGAGAAAAAAGACATGGGCGGATGAAGCAG GTGCTAGCACAGGCAATTAGATATCATCCAAAGGTCCCTGGACTTTGGATATATGCTGCAGCATGGGAGTTTGACCAAAATTTAAATGTTGCAGCAGCTCGTGCTCTCATGCAGAGTGGTCTCAGGACTTGTTCTAGTTCCGAGGATCTGTGGATTGAGTATCTCCGAATGGAgctcacttatctcaacaaactGAAGGCTCGAAAAATTGCTCTAGGAGAAGATGTTAAATTGTTGCAGCGAAACAACAGTGATGCTGATCGGTGGAAAGAAGAGAACAGGGATCTTTTCATGCCTTTGAATGAAGAACAAGGATCCAACGCACAAGAAGGTAGTTTGGataagggagaagaacttttcttGCAGCAAGGTGCATTGGTTCTCCAAACCATATACCATGGAGCCATTGAGGCTAATCCATCAAGTCTGAGCTTGCGCCAGCGATTCTTGGAGATTTTAGATACTGTGGATTTAGCACATTATGATGAATTGAAAGTTGAGGTAATGGAAGATCTTAAGAAAGATTTCTCACACGACGAAAACTACTGGGACtggattgctagcttgcaaattggtgACATTTCAGAACTGAAGGATTCAGAGAGATCTAAAATTCTGTCCAAGTTGGATAGAGTTGTTCAG GTTTATGAGGAGGCTGTAAATGTCTTGCCAACTGCCAAGATGTTTTCTCTTTATGCAAAGTTTTGGCTGGATGTTTTGGTTTCTAATGGTGAAGATTCAACTTCTGCTCTGAGTAATGCTGTTGTCGATGATCGAGACTTTGTATCATCTATCATTAAGGTTTATGAAAAGGCAGAATCCTGTGGATGCCTTACAGCAGATCTTGCCTGTCAGTACGTTTCATTTTACTTGCAAATTGGGAGGTTAGATGAAGCAAAGAATCTTGCTAAGAAACTTTGCAACAGTAAACTTCCGAACTCTGCAAATTTATGGATTCTGAGAGCTTCAATTGAGATCAAATGGTTTACAAATAAATCTTCTCCGATCAATAAGGATGACTTGCATTCTGTGTTTGAGTTCTTAAAAGATGTGCTGACTAGACTATCCATCTCCGAAACTGAGTATTTGTGGCTTATG GCACTGAAAGTCTTTTCAAACAACAAAGGGTTTTTTGAAAAGCTGGTGAAGTTTTTAATGCTTGCATTGGGGAAAGCTAGTGGTACTGATTCTGGAACATCTGTTTCTTCTGCTGTCGTGAATTGGGTTCTCCAAAGAGAGGGTATTCAGCAAGCAAGAGTGATGTATAAGAG ATTTCTAGCTTTACCCCATCCGAGTCTTAAATTCTTCAGATATTGTATGGAGCTTGAACAAAACCTCATCTTTGTCGGAGATAATCTTGGTGTTACATGTGTTCGCAAGTTGTATGAATCAGCTCTGGGCATCTATCCTGAGAACAGGGAATTGTGGAGAGATTACTACCTCTTGGAAAAGAAG GTCGGGACATCCGAATCTGTAAATGCTGTCTACTGGCGTGCTCGAAAAACCTTAAAGGACACATCAATGATAGTTAATACTGACTtgtaa